The Papaver somniferum cultivar HN1 chromosome 6, ASM357369v1, whole genome shotgun sequence genome segment AGTCCAGACTCaccgaccccccccccccccccccccccaaaacacAAAAGTTTGACACCATTACTGGGTCTACCAATATCAATAGGGAAAACACCTTCATCTAAGCTTCTAGGATCAACTGAGAGCCAAAAGACCTCAGTCTTCTTAATATTAAGGTGTAGACCCCTACTCGACCCTTCAGACTCTATTATGCTCAAAGCCTTGGCCACCTCAAGCGTGTCTCCAAtaattgtaccatcatcaaggtaccaagcaTGCAAATCAAGTGTATAACGAGAAGCAATAGACTTCACAAGGGGATGAAGTGTAAGAGCAAACAATAGGGGACCGATAGGGTCTCCTTGTTGAACACCGAGtgcagaagacaaaatatatttaTCATAATAAAGTCTAGTCGGCTTGGCATAACAAAATTCAACCCATAGAGAAATACTTGGACACTGAAGACGAACCTCTTTGATGAGATGAGATATGCACACCATGTTGAACGCATTAGAGAAGTCAATAACCAACATTGACATTTTATCTGAGTGACCTTTCAACTCCAACATCccatttacagcatgtaaaataccCTCACCTCCAACCGGCACACCAGCACCAGGAaattgatggaaattaaaagcatatagaggaatatctttgaacaataaaagctAAGAATTAtttcacgtgttcaaagtatgtcgacatcttaactttgtaaatcctctttcatatttataatcttggaaccgattttccacacttccaaacgagttaagaattggttcatctgtattccaaaaacattcaatcaccaaacatgggtttcacggttctaccaaaaaaagtttcggttctacctccaagtggctactaggatcggtcacactagtttccataaaatggctaactaagtaccaggatcggttaccacttatttatggtacttacttgtgatcggttacacaagttatagggtcgattacaccaattactaaaaacttgttaacttactacaaggatcgattaccatcttgtgattagtccgaaccaagttctaggatcggttgccCAGTGACTAGAGttgatcacaccaattactaaaaacttgttaacttactacaaggatcgattaccatCTTGtaattagtcccaaccaagttctaggatcggttgcccaatgactagagttgatcacaccaattacaaatatcgatcataccatctcaggtgattacttaagattggtttcactaataaaagtcataccgatacataagtcaggcatcaAGATACAACGGTTAtatatactaaacacacatattggtaatccaatgaTTTGCactgaataataataccaataagcctagcgatttcctttttgattcacaaaacaagtttataaatTTACTTCCTttgaacgaatgtaaaacattttctcctaggacgaaatcttcacccatacccatacacataatcacaatagcattcatacgattatgtcgatgtcttatatacgaagttcaaaagaaaaGCGTtttacttcatattgtattccttaatactatgtctaactaaagTGTAATCATTCATACCTTCGCAattattttttcaatatgcacgacttgaaatatacgttaggaatgaaataattcaagtcaaaatattactaacctcaagaggaatgatgatgtcgtcgttgtatatatttacttcttcacattattcatgtcttcgagtaatacttgtatgtctcatatcctaataactttatagctaacctatacgaagttgactcttgtaaataatcaagcgactctttaaatgagttttggttcactaaaatatgacaaccaaacttgacataccaacgcttggtgggttcaaccgagctatgctctaacaataaccaaTTCCATTCCATGCACTTTTGATTTTGGTGATCAATAACCAATATTTGTCTAATATTTTCTTGAGTTGTAGTTCCCAATGATAACGAATCCATACATCCTCCTCTCCTAAAGTTTTCCACCATCCACCACGATGTAATGGTTTTTTGAGATCCATTTTCTATTTCGCATAAAACCAATAGCTTCGTCAATAAATTTGACATTCAGATATTCAAGTTTGAAGTAAGTCAATTGAACAGTGAATACTTGATGCGTAAAGTCATAGTCTTTAGCAGATATTCCAGCTACAAACTTTTTGATTGCGAATAAAGCTTCTCAAATTATCCAAGGACCATCTCTTATAACTAAATATTGTTCTGCTTCATTATTTAACCTTACCAACATAAGGTTATGACCCATGATACGTATCTCCTTGTATATGTACTTTCTCCGCAGTTAGTTAATTTCTTCTCTGATTACCCTCATCGGAATCTTATAtttgtacataagatttcctaAGATTGCATGAGACTATTCTTCCGTAGCTGCAGTGATAGTGGAATAGGAACCTACATCACTTGTTCTCTCTTTTGGTATCTCCAAGGATGCATTCCTTAGTTGTCTTCACAGAAGGTTAATTCTGTATGCACGACTAGTTGAACTAGTAGCcattgttttgtgtttttgaatCTTTAAATCTAAGAAAATAGTTCTTATGGGACTAGAATTGGTTTTGGCTTTTTCCTTAGTTGGATGATGAATATATATAATTCTCCAAAAATATTAAGAGAGAGATAGAAATTTATGCTATCATAATGAATATCTCCTTAAAATATTGAGAAGAAAGATACATTGTTATCCTGGTGAACAATGAAATAATCTTTTTTTTATGACGTAGCGAAATTTCCCTAAAGAGTTTAGGGGATACCACAAATTATGCATGTTATTTTTGTGTGGATCTAAGTAAGGAAACACATGCATTTTACGTAACTGATTGACACAAAATGCGGGAAGTCTTTGCTTTGACTGACTTTTGAAAATTGGATTTTAGGGGgaatttaaaattttgaaattttggaagAAACTGGATCTTGGATGAGGTTTATGATGAACAGGAAGATCAACATATTGGCTTCTACTAATGTCTAAGAGGATATAAGGAGATAATATACTACTATTATGAGTCATCACAAAGAGGATGACTTGCACCACTGCTTTCCACACCACTGTTCTTATTTCAGAAGAGACCATCCGGAAGAATCCACCACTATATACCACAAATGATTATCTTGGATACACCTGCACAGGAAAAGAGATTACCCCCTCATAGGAGAAGATTAGTTTCAAAAAAATGTGTAAACATAAGTCCTAAAAGAGAGATCTAACAGCTTAATATATGAAAACTAAAAAATCGGTAAACTATTTTGATGAAGTAATATATAGATATTCATATGATGATTCCACGATATCCAATGAATCAAAACATGTTATATGAGACACATGATGATTTATagatttgaagaaagaaaaaaccttgaaaaggagTTAAGATTGACTTAACAATAATAGCCGAATATTTTAGACATATAATACTATTTTCCAGCTTCGTCATGTTTCGTATACCTGTTTTCGAGCTTGGTCCTGTTTCATTTATCTATGGTTCTTCACCCACAGTAGAAAATTTTGTGGGAAATCTCAAGGGATCTCAACTAATAGCCTAAAAATCTTGAATCCAGTGATCCGTGACATTTAGAATCTGTATTTAGTCTGGTTCCAAAAATATTTCGTGAGAGAAAAAGAATTTTGGTGTAGGAATTTCATCCTACTATTCATTTATAAGCCGAACAAGCTAAAGGCAACCCAACCGTACCTGATAAGAACTGGAGTTGTACAGCCTACTTATAGTCCTAGCTAGATTGGACTAATTTTGTGATATATACTTTTTGTTTTTGAGACTTGTTTTGAagcatactgaatttttttgaggcatactcattcattatcccatctagggtgggtttataaggggtgtctaaaggtagtgcaattacctatatatccttaaacaattcAAATTATTAgagtgcccttatcctcaaaaacctaaaatcaaaaatctaaataatctttaaacttaaacatcttggactccaattcaatcaagcaaTTAATCAagcaaaggaaacacgaatcgaagtgagcgatgttggagtgcgaaatccaaatctcaattgctctcagatgtattttagaatgtatttgtaacaaactcatcttgtttttgattgattttattttgtttgatcgatagaatatgctttcaaagatgaaattagggttttcagaagatcagttcggctgatcttggaatcaattttgagccgaacctagtatatgatttagaaaaacactatgttcggctaatgcgactttgctagattttgttcgaatcagccgaacctagccTTGTTCTTcgttttaaattttcagaagatcagttcggctgatcttggtaTATCAATTTTGAGTCTAacctagtatatgatttagagaaacactatgtttggatgatgcgactttgctagattttgttcgaatcagccgaacctaaattcgtcagttacagagtgaagttcggctgacaagttatcagtcgaaccgttcatctggtcagtaaatctgggttttaaaaattcaattttttgacagattcaacttataaaaaggacaCTAAACCTCGCATAgaagtctacctctgatttgaatcacacattttggtcacttctaaacactaaaatccaagttttttttcacttcttcttcttcttcttcctctcaaaaatccaaTTCTCTCACATAAATCTGATTTCTCTACTAATTTACcgctaataatttaatttttaatcaatcattaaaattcctaattaatcaaatctaatcataatcattaacactaattatataagggtagttatgccattatcaaaaaaagATTGATAACGGgtgatgttattttttatttagtgaccctattttgacattatttagtatccctcaaaacaggtttcaaaaAAAATGTCACTTAGGCTCGTGACCTTCTGGGCTCAAATTGGTTTGATAACGCTTTTACCCACCCTATGGAATTGTCTTGATTGGATCTTTCATTTTTGTAATATgcaattttttaaaaatttacaCTGACTAGAAATAAGAGAAATATCCAAAGCACAAGATAAACTGAAATCCTACAACAATAACGACCACTTCATTCTAACTTACAATTTCCTCCACCCAATTCCCATGATTCCCTATCTTTATTTTTTCTACTTGAATATCAAACCATAAAACCCACAGAAGAAAACCATCATTCTTGATTTTCTCTTCTTACAATATCAAAAACAATGGCAACTTCACTCACTGCTGCAGTTTCTCTTCCATCATCtaagtcatcatcatcatcaacatctgcACTTTCATCAAGAACATCATCTATCTTTTCAGATAGGATCAGCTTCCCCAAGGTAGTTACAAATATCaaatctttgtttttcttttcttaaacatTTTGGATATTCTTGGTGATATAGACTTGTTTGAATTCATTCTGCAGAACTCTGCTTACACTGGTGGTATCTCTATTTCTAACAATGCTGTTACCATAACATCTCAAGTTACTACTACTGAAGCTGCTCCTGTAAAGGTAGAAAAGATCTCCAAGAAGGATGATGAAGGAATTGTTGTTAACAAATTCAAACCAAAGAATCCTTATATTGGTAGATGCCTTCTTAACACTAAGATTACTGGTGATGATGCCCCTGGAGAAACATGGCATATGGTTTTCACCACTGAGGGTATTCCTTAATCCATTTCTAAtaatattttgattttgttagttATTGAGATTGTTATTCAATTCCTGTTTTGGTTCTGGATGATTTTTAGGTGAAGTTCCTTACAGAGAAGGACAATCCATTGGGATTATTCCTGAGGGAGTTGACAAGAATGGGAAGCCACATAAACTCAGGTTGTACTCAATTGCTAGCAGTGCTATTGGTGATTTTGGAGACTCCAAAACTGTAAGATTTACTTCATATACTGCATCAATAGTTTTCAACTTTCCCGTCTGCATTTGTGTTTCCGAAACTATGCATAAATCCTTGGAAAGAATCGCATCTGGCTTTATCTAGATCGTCAGATAGTCTAGGATGCACGTGAAGCTTAATGCCAATATCTTGTTTCTTTTGCTTAATTTTTGGCCTAAAAGATTATAATGTTGGTTGATCTTTACAGGTTTCACTGTGTGTGAAGCGACTAGTTTACACCAACGATCAAGGTGAAGAAGTTAAGGGAGTTTGTTCAAATTTCCTATGTAAGTGATCTACAGATATCTAAAAAGTTCTCGCAACATTATTCTTCATTTTCTCCAGGACGAGGCGAGCATTCTTAATTCCATGCATTGCAACTATGGACCGCTAATGTTATATAGTGGCTATAATTTAGACGGTTTTACTCACTTATTTGAAAACAATCCTAGtctgatttttattttcctttaaatTTTAGGTGACTTGAAACCTGGATCTGAAGTGACGATCACAGGGCCAATTGGAAAAGAAATGCTTATGCCTAAAGATCCAAATGCCACAATCATAATGGTAGTTTTTCTTCTTTGCAAATCAGGATTCGTGATTTTGTTTTAGTGCTTCTTATGTCAATATAGAGTTCATTTGGCATGCGGGTTTATTAAGCTATTGGTGCCTTCGTTATTGCAGCTTGGAACTGGGACTGGAATTGCTCCTTTCCGTTCCTTCTTGTGGAAAATGTTCTTTGAGAAACACGAAAACTATAAGGTATATATGCGCGCGCAAATTTCAGGGTTTAATGCATAATTCTTAGTTCCATTGGGAGACCCAAAATACGAAATACGGTATATTTTAACTTTTGTCTATGTTGCGGCATTTCTTGTCATGTTAAACAGTTTAACGGGTTGGCATGGCTCTTTTTGGGTGTTCCCACGAGTAGCTCATTGCTGTACAAGGAGGTGAGGTTTTGATTTCAGTTGCAATTTTCTCCATTTTGAAACTGCAACCGCAAGCGCAATTTTGCTCTAACAATTTTTTTCTCGTGTTCTTATAAACGGCAGGAATTTGAGCTGATGAAGGAGAAAGCACCTGAAAACTTCAGGCTCGACTTCGCAGTGAGCAGAGAACAAACAAATGACAAGGGAGAGAAGATGTACATACAAACTCGAATGGCTCAATACGCAGAGGAGCTATGGGAATTACTCAAGAAAGACAACACTTTCGTTTACATGTGCGGGTTGAAAGGAATGGAGAAAGGAATTGATGACATTATGGTTTCTCTAGCGGCTAAAGACGGTAAGAAACATACATACCCGACCCCTAACTGCTTTCCATACTTACGGTTGCTTACTGTCGATATTCTTTGCACAGGTATTGATTGGCTTGAATACAAAAGAACATTGAAGAAGGCAGAACAATGGAATGTTGAAGTTTATTAGTTAACAACGATATATATTTTGCTTCTTATTGTATAATTGGTCTCATCTTGTCTAGTCAAGAATGTGTAAGATGATTGTAAGTTTCTCATAAGGTGCCCCTCCTGTGCACCATGAAACCAAACTCTAGTAGCAAGTATAAGTAGAGTTGTAATTGTTGTGAATTAGTGTCATTGATGGCTCCTGGTGTAAGAAAGCACTCTCCAACTCCTCTTTGTTGGTGTATATCAAATTCAGTTTTTTCGAACTTAGCAAGTAATAGCTGCATTCATGAAAATTTGCTTGATACAGATCTCACCACTCAGCTGGAAATAAAATGCTTTGATACAAATCGAATATTGTTGCACTTATATTGCACAATTTCAGGTTAAGATGAGACAAATTTCATACAAACGGGAGGCTTCACCTTAGCCAGACCAAGGATTGCTGAAGGGAGCATCCATAATCCTTCTCCACACATTAAACCAGAAGCAATAACATGGATCATTAGAGCGGCTTTCTTTTTCTCAAGTTTTTCGTATACATACACAATCAAGCTCCCAATGCACATATCAATTGCAAAACTTGCACCGACAAGAAATGGAACCGTCATAGCCATAGGTATAGGAACCCACTTCCCGATCTTCGATGGAGAAAGGTCTCTCACCAAGTTAGCCAGAAATGCAAACGCAAAGAACCCGTAACAGAGCTGCAAACAATGGCTAGGCAATGCAGAGAAACCTTGCACTCCGAGAATTCCCATATTTCGGAAAACTAAAGCAAATGGAGCTTTATATTCTCCAGCAGGGTTTCCTATATCAAAGGCTTTCCAGTAAAGAAAGAAGCATAGAGGAGTTACAATACAACCTATTACTGTTCCGGCGGCCTGGCTTATAACCATTGAGCGAGTGGAGGTATGTGTCAGGTGACCGGTTTTCAAATCTTGCATAAGATCAGAAGAGATAGAAACAATTGCTTTTATGAGGCCAGCACCTACAAGCCCTGCAACTACTCCATTTTCTCTCCCCGATAGTGCTGCTAGCACAAACAAAGCTACTTTTGCATAGTTGTATGCCATGTTTATGTCAGTTAAGCCTGCACCATATGCGTTACAAAATCCTAGAAACGGAGCAAGGACGTAGCATACTATTACGTAATACCATTTCAGTTGGGGGAACATGAGTGGGATCGCAATGACGGAAACAACGGAGAGAAGAATGTATCCAACACATGCAACCCATATGGGAATACTGTCCCTCATGAAGATCTCATCTCGCTGAAGATCTTCAAGAGATTTAGCTGACGGATCATTAACTGGAGAGTAAAAATACGAATTTCCTTGAGCAAATTTGTCAAACCACAGCAAAAATCTTAAAACCTACTCCATCAAAAGAACACACTAGATATATTTTCCTTTTTACCTTCGCTGTTGACTTTAACTGTGCGTTTAATACTCTTGCTGGTAATGTATACAACTTTGAGAAAATTATAAAGCCCGTCTCCAAGAATGAGCGCAACGGAGATAAAAGACTGCAAAAGTGAGCGGAGTTAGAAAGTTTTGAGTGTCAAGAAAACAGTTGCCAATTTATGCAAAATAATTATGATGTAAAGAAATGGAAATTTTAGTGTTGAGACcttataaccacttaagctctTCATGCTGCTTTCTGATATAGTTGCTGGATACCATTCTCCTTTTAGGCCGCGTATCAGTGGCCACATCACTCCCCATGAAAGAATGGCTCCAAAAAGAGTAGACAGGTTAACTATATGTGAGCAAATCATCCCTGCTCCAACATAAGTCATGctgaaatcaaagaaaaaacTGCAAAACAGAAGAAACCCAAAATTCACAAAAAGTTTAACACCAAGAGAAAACATGAATATAGGCAGGTAATAAGAAGTAACACGTACGAATTCTTCCATGCTTGTAACCCAAAAGTTGGAAATTGCACGAATCCGCATGCGGCTCCACCAGTGTAGAACCATTGGAAGAAACCCCAGATAAAACTAAATAAAAAGAACTTTGCAAATCCTCGAATTTGCTTCCTGAATAGAAGATGTTATAGATAAAAAATTATGATCCGAAATCAAACTCGAGACAGGTAACCATTGAACTGAAGAGACACAAAGGGATCAGTTAGTATGAGTAGATCGTACTTAGACGTCTTATCTGCTTTAGGCGTGTGGAATCCATTTATGAGAACCGCCGTTGCAATGCCAGTTGGATAAGGTAGCTTGTAGTCGATTATCATGATCTTCACAAAGACATGTCATACACTTTTTATCAATAATGATTCGGAATTCAAGTAATATACTACTAGCAAAATATAATTTTTTACCTTTCGAAGAGGAACCAAAGATAAAAGGCCAATAAAGCTTGTAGTAAAAACAAAACCGGTCATCCATCCAATTCCTGGATCCTTATAACTCCCTCGGCTGTTTCCTGGAGTATCAACCCCTGCTAGCTCGTATATTTTCTTACTCAACCCCAATACAAAAGATCCAAATCCTCCTGCAGTTTCACCAAAATATATCGAAATGGAATACATATAGGGGAGAGCTAGAGAAAGAACGAGCGCAGTAGAGCACTTTACCTGAACTAACAAGACCATAACAAGAAACAACACAAGTTTGAATTAATGTATTTTCTTGCTTTGTAAATGGAGTAGAATTAAAACCAACTTTATCAAGTAGCTTAGTCCACCCCTTGATGAAAACATATGATACAAGAGCAGCAGAAACATTAAGATTAGGAGTAATTCCTACTGTGAGACTGAGCTTCAGTGCTATCACAGTGTAAATTGTCCCGATAATGATACTTGCAACTAATCCTCTCACTGTTAGTTGGCTCCTCCAGTGTGGAATTTTCCTCGAAAACTCTTCTAATTGTGGTTTGCAGTCGGACTCTTCGAATTCTTCTATTTCGGTTCCGTTATTCCTGTCTCTCAGCTCCTGATCCATACTTCTAGACAAAACGAGTTGGTAATCTTCTATGTTCTTCAATCCCCTTTTAAACACAAAGTCCTCCATCAAATTATCTCCCCCCTTTTAAGGCAAGCAAGCTTAATTGAAATCCTTACTCCTTTTTTGGTTCACCAAACGGAAAATGGTTCACCAAACGGATTAGGGACTACATGTTAAACAAAACAGGGACTGTTTAGTTGAGAAATATGAATAAGGACTGGAATGCTTAACGGAATAGGGACTTAAGAGTAATAATATATGAAATCTTTTATTTACAGAAAtgtcatttttataaaaataaaattaaatattttaAAACTTGGTATCTTCCAAATTGTACGTCGGATTTttgtgaattttatatatttggaaacctCTTTCAATCACGAACGCAAAAATATAAACAACCATAtcaatttttttacttttcaatATATTTATAATTCTCCGGGAAAATAACTATAATTTAAAGACAAATTGAAAGAGTTTATGTATTTTTATATGTTGCCTATATAATACTTAATTACTTCACTTGATATGCTATAAAATTACTTAGAAGAATATATAGATTTTAGTTTCGATTCGAAGATATTACCTTCGTTTCATTAAGAGtgatactttattttattttttctttccatttttgcATAATATTAGGCTAAATTGAAAAGTAAAATGAGGTACCACATTTCAGAAATGGATTGAAAAATTAATGTTACCAACGTGCATCGCACGTGCTcactacttgtgatattttaaATTTCAATAACTGAGGTACGTATATCCACGATGTCATCATTTTCTTATACACATCAAATTATAAATGAGAACAACATGGTTGCTCCATTGTATATCCGTTGAAAGGAAGAAAACAAGTTAATATTGTCCATGTATGCCACTACGTAACTTGGCTCTTCATCAAACGTAATGGATAATCGTTTGCCATTAGATAATTGAAACCTTACGTCCAAAGAATAGACTAGGATCCTTAAACAAATACAAAATCCTTCTATATATCTTAGTTCTTGGAATCATTAATGGTGCCAACTAAAACCTTACGTCCAAAGAATAGACTAGGGATCCTTAAACAAATACAAATTCAggcatcttttgtttcttatattcggactccagcaatcTAGGATGAATTATATGGTTAGGAAACTTAACAGAAAATTATGCATGGCTGCTAATGGGGGTATTGTCTTGCTCGAGGGTGTACAAAAACCCATGTAAAACGGTGGGTTGGTTTACTGGTTTAGACCCTTAGCAAGGGATGATTAAGAAGACCCTAGCAAATATGTGACCCTATTAGCAATGttgaaattataattgtttattgttCAAGCATCTTTTTTTTTCCCGAAACTATGTAGAACTAAAAAAGATAGGATGCATGTGAGAATATACACATGGACTTCCCATTAAACTAATACCCCTGTTAGGAATGGTGGACAGTAATGAATTGACATGCCAACAAATTCCCACCAACTTCGATACGAATGACAATGTGTCAGGAAAGAATCACACTACTAATGGTTTTTTCAtataaatagaaaacttatttgtATAATAAAAATACGCTACTAATGGTTTTTTCATATAAATCAAACTAACATTAGTTGAGTTGAATAAAGATGATGCCGAAGACCCAGACAAAGACAGGGTAATGACACAATATGAGCTggatttaaagtcttatttgagCAAGCACTACGGTCCTATGGATTAGGCCAAACATAACAATACCTAAAAAACATATTTCCGGGCTTCTGGGTAGAAGATGGCTGAAAGAAAGTGGGAAAAGTGAGGGAGAAATATATGTAGAAATCGAAACAATTTCCGAAACAAAGAGAACTAAACATGAACAAGAAATATCATCGAAGACCCATccttttttctttcatttccCTTTCCCTTCGTTAATTGAAAGGCAATTAGCGAAGATGCATCGAAATGTCTTGTTTAAGAGGCTGATTCAGATAAGAAATCCCTAAAAATTACTTGGGttaaaactagggttagggtaaGAATCAGTAGGTTTCTCTTGTTTTAGGAATTAGTTTGCATTTGGAAATTATTAAGTTTTAAAAATTTGTTTTAGACTCTTATAGGAGTagtttccttttaggatttttttcttaATTCAATGGCATACATAAGGGGGTCTATTGTTGTTAATTTTCTTATCAATGAAAATTATAATTTTGTTCTGAATTTTTTGTGTATCTTTAAGTCTACTCTGCAGGTCATAGGttcttatcaattggtatcagagccgacttTTCATGTTTATGATGGCTGGAAAAAAAAACCTAGCAATTACGGAATAATAATTGGTTGAGCTAACGAATAAGGTGGCTGAGATGACATCAAATCAAGCTTTGTTAATTAAGAGGATCGTCCAGCTTGTGGAAAGTAAAACAATCGGGAATAATGAGAGAAACAACCAATCAAAGAGATGAGGAGAGCGGTTACATTTTTCCAAGTTTGATGGATCTAGAAGGTTATTGGCTATttaatgttgtataatattttcaaATTAGAAAATCAAGGTGGAAACATTTGGATGGTGAAACTTTACAACTAGACAGGTGGTTAAAGAGAACTAAACTTGTAGATACTTGGGCAGAATTTCCGAAAGACATTATTAATCGTTTAGGTATTACTTCGTATGAGGATGCGGGGCCAAACTGGCCAAAATTAGGCACTCAGGTTCATACATTGAATATTGTGAATATTTTATAAGATTACCAAAGTTGGTAGATGATATTCTCCCGGAATATTTTGCGGTGAGTTGTTTTCTAATTGGATTAAAGGACGAGGTGAGACTAGAAATCCAATCCCACGCTCCTATTGATTTACATGATGTAATGTAAATTGGAAGGTTATTAGATGAGAAGTTACATTATGAAGACGACCATACATAATAGCAACAAGGACACCCAACATTGTCAATACTGGTAGACCTTTTAATTCTAAACCACATGTTTCATCTTCAAAACCCACGACAAAAACTCAAGTTGTTAACTCAGGCCGAGgatgaagaaagaagaaatcaacaattatgttataattgtgatgaaaaGTGACACCACGGTTTGTTGGAGTTTTGATTAAACTAAAACTACAAAGTCTTGGAATTTTCGTAGATATGTATTAGTGGTTTGTTCACAGAAGTTACTCGTGTATCTAATGCAGTAGTGCCTAGTTTTAAGGGTTGTTTACATGATTTAGTCATGGGTTATAAGTCCTAATAGTTAGGAGCCTGTTAAGCATGTAATTGTTAGTGGTTTAGTGATAATCACGCTGGTGTTCTGT includes the following:
- the LOC113288900 gene encoding ferredoxin--NADP reductase, leaf isozyme, chloroplastic-like, with translation MATSLTAAVSLPSSKSSSSSTSALSSRTSSIFSDRISFPKNSAYTGGISISNNAVTITSQVTTTEAAPVKVEKISKKDDEGIVVNKFKPKNPYIGRCLLNTKITGDDAPGETWHMVFTTEGEVPYREGQSIGIIPEGVDKNGKPHKLRLYSIASSAIGDFGDSKTVSLCVKRLVYTNDQGEEVKGVCSNFLCDLKPGSEVTITGPIGKEMLMPKDPNATIIMLGTGTGIAPFRSFLWKMFFEKHENYKFNGLAWLFLGVPTSSSLLYKEEFELMKEKAPENFRLDFAVSREQTNDKGEKMYIQTRMAQYAEELWELLKKDNTFVYMCGLKGMEKGIDDIMVSLAAKDGIDWLEYKRTLKKAEQWNVEVY
- the LOC113288899 gene encoding metal-nicotianamine transporter YSL3-like; the encoded protein is MDQELRDRNNGTEIEEFEESDCKPQLEEFSRKIPHWRSQLTVRGLVASIIIGTIYTVIALKLSLTVGITPNLNVSAALVSYVFIKGWTKLLDKVGFNSTPFTKQENTLIQTCVVSCYGLVSSGGFGSFVLGLSKKIYELAGVDTPGNSRGSYKDPGIGWMTGFVFTTSFIGLLSLVPLRKIMIIDYKLPYPTGIATAVLINGFHTPKADKTSKKQIRGFAKFFLFSFIWGFFQWFYTGGAACGFVQFPTFGLQAWKNSFFFDFSMTYVGAGMICSHIVNLSTLFGAILSWGVMWPLIRGLKGEWYPATISESSMKSLSGYKSFISVALILGDGLYNFLKVVYITSKSIKRTVKVNSEVNDPSAKSLEDLQRDEIFMRDSIPIWVACVGYILLSVVSVIAIPLMFPQLKWYYVIVCYVLAPFLGFCNAYGAGLTDINMAYNYAKVALFVLAALSGRENGVVAGLVGAGLIKAIVSISSDLMQDLKTGHLTHTSTRSMVISQAAGTVIGCIVTPLCFFLYWKAFDIGNPAGEYKAPFALVFRNMGILGVQGFSALPSHCLQLCYGFFAFAFLANLVRDLSPSKIGKWVPIPMAMTVPFLVGASFAIDMCIGSLIVYVYEKLEKKKAALMIHVIASGLMCGEGLWMLPSAILGLAKVKPPVCMKFVSS